The following coding sequences lie in one Salarias fasciatus chromosome 7 unlocalized genomic scaffold, fSalaFa1.1 super_scaffold_4, whole genome shotgun sequence genomic window:
- the zdhhc8a gene encoding palmitoyltransferase ZDHHC5, which translates to MSAEDGRMPAASGADALKPSAFIPVCTAACLLIGSTSLFFVFTCPWLAVTICPAVPPCCAILFLFVLANFTMATFMDAGVLPMASEDEDKDDEFRAPLYKNVDVKGVQVRMKWCASCHFYRPPRCSHCSVCDRCVEDFDHHCPWVNNCIGRRNYRYFFLFLLSLTVHMIGVFAFGLIYVLHHMDELWQLHCTVTLAVISVSGLFLIPVLGLTGFHLYLVSRGRTTNEQVTGKFQGGVNPFTRGCCNNLEYLVCSPISPKYTARPCKKAVIHIQPPFLRPELDRQMSAKVRDNGIQSRENKRTSSGAVELSDIKQLKTPPPLPPKPDHGLLKSHVDDLGHHPKSIIPVSIPTVPQLRPVLEAISRGSSPIPPEQLLKTSEHQGNNKGPDFQSESRESPVRGGHQAGLPVQSPLQTSAASSSLQLNSLTLNSRSLSLKHGGRHGSKSQLTALHAADGLGSNPPPGIISTSNLLANHGGSSSSSLSYDSLMHPAEPQLMASRGAPPGSYHPHFMTLGADGAMQRPAPHSYSPVFMGVARQSPQPRDPSPSLQGLSSRDPSPSFQGFIQRDHSPAFQGLMARDLASQSVASRDVPPPGLMMRDMGSQSLRDSLRDLVQQDSAPPRSAAARYDNFSKTIMASLHERRELEERDRMLRLQARSQALYGPDVGIYDIPSRRSLPPDNIRPPGSRGPTPPAYGSREFLMSTGILGYGLRTSPLSSSSTSSLTRGPKTSSSPLQSSSSSSLQSKGRSSSPAYCPSERQTQGLASSTSTMPRLSSSAASSAPLYTSYATTKRSSLPYSSEGKDSATLGALK; encoded by the exons ATGAGCGCAGAGGACGGGAGGATGCCCGCCGCCAGCGGCGCAGACGCGCTGAAGCCCAGCGCCTTCATCCCGGTGTGCACGGCCGCCTGCCTCCTCATCGGATCCACCTCCCTCTTCTTCGTCTTCAC ATGCCCATGGCTGGCTGTGACCATCTGCCCCGCTGTGCCACCATGCTGTGCCatccttttcctttttgtgcTGGCCAACTTCACCATGGCAACATTTATGGATGCTGGTGTGCTCCCGATGG CCAGCGAAGACGAAGACAAAGACGACGAGTTCCGCGCCCCGCTGTACAAGAACGTGGACGTGAAGGGCGTCCAGGTGCGGATGAAGTGGTGCGCGTCCTGCCACTTCTACAGGCCCCCGCGGTGCTCCCACTGCAGCGTCTGCGACCGCTGCGTGGAG GACTTCGATCATCACTGCCCCTGGGTGAACAACTGCATCGGGAGGCGAAACTATCGctatttctttctgtttctgttgtctCTCACCGTTCACATGATCGGCGTCTTCGCCTTCGGCCTCATATATGTCCTCCACCACATGGACGAGCTGTGGCAGCTGCACTGCACCGTCAC TCTGGCGGTTATCAGCGTGTCGGGGCTGTTTCTCATCCCCGTCCTGGGTCTGACCGGATTCCACTTGTATCTGGTATCTAGAGGACGCACCACAAACGAACAG GTAACTGGGAAGTTTCAAGGCGGAGTAAATCCTTTCACTCGAGGTTGCTGTAACAATCTGGAGTATCTGGTCTGCAGTCCCATATCTCCCAA GTACACGGCGAGGCCGTGTAAGAAAGCAGTCATCCACATTCAGCCTCCCTTCCTGAGGCCGGAGCTTGACAGACAGATGTCAGCCAAAGTCAGGGACAACGGGATCCAGAGCCGGGAGAATAAA CGGACCTCAAGTGGAGCTGTCGAGCTGTCAgacatcaaacagctgaaaactcCACCGCCGCTGCCACCAAAACCAGATCATGGTCTCCTGAAAAGCCATGTGGACG ACCTGGGACATCATCCCAAATCCATCATTCCTGTGTCCATCCCCACTGTGCCACAGCTGCGGCCGGTCTTAGAGGCCATATCCAGAGGATCATCTCCCATTCCTCCCGAGCAG CTGCTGAAGACGTCAGAGCATCAAGGGAACAACAAAGGTCCTGACTTCCAGTCCGAGTCCAGAGAGAGTCCGGTGAGGGGCGGCCATCAGGCCGGCCTGCCCGTCCAGTCGCCTCTGCAGACCAGCGCGGcctccagctctctgcagctcaaCTCTCTGACCCTCAActcccgctccctctctctgaaACACGGCGGTCGCCATGGCAGCAAATCCCAGTTGACCGCCCTGCACGCCGCCGACGGTCTGGGATCAAATCCCCCGCCGGGCATCATCTCCACGTCCAATCTGCTGGCCAAccacggcggcagcagcagcagcagcctctcctaCGACAGCCTCATGCATCCCGCCGAGCCTCAGCTCATGGCGTCCAGAGGAGCCCCTCCGGGCAGCTACCACCCTCACTTCATGACCCTGGGAGCGGACGGCGCCATGCAGCGGCCGGCCCCTCACTCCTACAGTCCCGTCTTCATGGGCGTGGCCAGACAGTCTCCCCAGCCTCGAGACCCGTCTCCTTCCTTGCAGGGGCTTTCCTCGAGGGATCCCTCGCCGTCTTTCCAGGGCTTCATTCAGAGGGATCACTCTCCTGCTTTCCAGGGGCTGATGGCGAGGGACCTGGCCTCCCAAAGCGTGGCGTCGCGGGACGTCCCCCCTCCGGGTCTGATGATGCGGGACATGGGCTCTCAGAGTCTTCGGGACAGCCTCCGGGATCTGGTTCAGCAGGACTCGGCGCCGCCACGGTCTGCCGCCGCCCGCTATGacaacttttccaaaactaTTATGGCGTCGCTCCACGAGAggcgggagctggaggagagggacAGGATGCTCCGTCTCCAAGCCCGGTCGCAGGCGCTCTACGGCCCGGACGTGGGGATCTACGACATCCCCAGCAGGAGGAGCCTGCCGCCGGACAACATCCGACCCCCGGGCTCTCGGGGACCGACTCCCCCGGCCTACGGCTCCAGGGAGTTCCTGATGAGCACGGGTATTCTGGGCTACGGCCTGAGGACCTCGcctctctccagctcctccacgtcCTCGCTGACCCGCGGCCCCAAAACCTCCAGCTCCCctctccagagcagcagcagcagcagcctgcagagcaAGGGCAGGTCCTCGTCCCCGGCCTACTGCCCCTCCGAGAGGCAGACGCAGGGCCTCGCCTCCTCCACGTCCACAATGccccgtctgtcctcctccgccgcctcctccgccccgcTGTACACCTCGTACGCCACCACAAAGCGCTCCTCGCTCCCGTACTCCTCCGAGGGGAAGGACTCTGCCACACTGGGAGCGctgaaataa
- the ora5 gene encoding rhodopsin, whose protein sequence is MDVEELIESIIRGLMFIAGIIGNNWLAICSLPKQRSSIRTNEVLFINLAISNLITNYLVDLPDTIADFAGRWFLGETFCGVFRVCADLSETSSIFTTFFISAFWYQKLVGSLKRGGAPVQLDSLRLVGCLLAGSWTVAAVFSVPHFFFVEVEGGNGSEDDCLDVFPNAIAQQAYDITYLTVANALPLAGIVFASVQIVVTLSQNRRRIQSHGPDPKRQTLREESGTVESGSDDRPSCVASAPSASDDLKVSMSSTGIYADVSDSAGPSRDPSSRTPNTASLKDTDRTGSAPPSRARADQAPPKPGSNSGPQVRAAKSVVAVASVVLVCWLTHLLLRITNNIHTSSIIVEVASYIAASYTCIIPYIFLHGVKKLTCSCKR, encoded by the coding sequence ATGGACGTGGAGGAGCTGATCGAATCCATCATCAGAGGCTTGATGTTCATAGCAGGAATCATAGGAAACAACTGGCTGGCCATCTGCTCGCTTCCCAAGCAGAGATCCAGCATCCGCACCAACGAGGTGCTTTTCATCAACCTGGCCATCTCCAACCTCATCACCAACTACCTGGTGGACCTGCCGGACACCATCGCAGACTTCGCCGGGCGCTGGTTCCTGGGGGAGACCTTCTGCGGGGTGTTCCGCGTCTGTGCCGATCTGTCCGAGACCAGCAGCATCTTCACCACCTTCTTCATCAGCGCCTTCTGGTACCAGAAGCTGGTGGGCTCCCTGAAACGCGGCGGCGCCCCGGTGCAGCTGGACAGCCTGCGCCTGGTGGGCTGCCTGCTGGCCGGGAGCTGGACGGTGGCCGCCGTCTTCAGCGTCCCGCACTTCTTCTTCGTGGAAGTGGAGGGGGGGAACGGGAGCGAGGACGACTGCCTGGACGTCTTCCCCAACGCGATCGCCCAGCAGGCCTATGACATAACTTATCTGACGGTGGCCAACGCTCTCCCTCTCGCCGGGATCGTGTTCGCCAGCGTCCAGATTGTCGTCACTCTGTCCCAAAACCGGCGACGCATCCAGAGCCACGGCCCCGACCCTAAGAGGCAGACGCTCAGGGAGGAAAGCGGAACCGTCGAGAGCGGAAGCGACGACCGGCCGTCCTGCGTCGCTTCTGCCCCGAGCGCCTCGGACGATCTCAAAGTCTCCATGTCGTCAACCGGCATTTACGCGGACGTGTCTGACTCCGCAGGTCCAAGCCGAGATCCTTCAAGTCGAACCCCCAACACGGCATCGCTCAAGGACACGGACCGCACAGGTTCGGCTCCACCGAGCCGGGCGAGGGCCGACCAGGCGCCGCCGAAGCCCGGCTCGAACTCGGGCCCTCAGGTGAGGGCGGCCAAGAGCGTGGTGGCGGTGGCCAGCGTGGTTCTGGTGTGCTGGCTGACTCACCTGCTGCTGCGCATCACCAACAACATCCACACTTCATCCATCATTGTGGAGGTGGCCAGTTACATCGCCGCCTCCTACACCTGCATCATCCCGTACATCTTCCTGCACGGAGTCAAGAAACTCACATGCTCATGCAAAAGATAG